One Beggiatoa leptomitoformis DNA segment encodes these proteins:
- the glp gene encoding gephyrin-like molybdotransferase Glp, translating into MSMEKFVPTPNCTDIFEPDSLSIEQALAQIQMQLMPVKETEKVALRTGLGRILAETIISPVNIPAYTNSAMDGYALHHADLPATGTQTLQVIGTAMAGQPFIHKVEQGQCVRIMTGAILPTGTDTVLMQEHVQREGEFIQFFAGEQAGQNIRHVGEDIRCGEPVLVEGKRLLPPELGLLASLGIAEITVKRRLRVAFFSTGDELRSIGETLEIGQIYDSNRYTLYGMLQRLELDVLDMGVVKDDKQALTHAFTTAAAMADVVITSGGVSVGEADFTKEVLSDLGAINFWKIAMKPGRPFAFGRLQQAAFFGLPGNPVAVMVTFYQLVQPALHYMMSGLTTSYVSLQAKCSVAYKKKPGRAEFPRGLLAKDATGEWTVSVAGQQGSGILSSMSIGNCFILLSIEQGNIDIGEWVTVQPFQGML; encoded by the coding sequence ATGAGTATGGAAAAATTTGTCCCCACGCCCAACTGTACCGACATATTTGAACCTGATTCGCTGAGTATTGAGCAAGCCTTAGCACAAATTCAAATGCAACTCATGCCTGTTAAAGAGACTGAAAAAGTCGCATTACGGACAGGATTAGGACGTATCCTCGCAGAAACCATTATTTCACCCGTCAATATTCCCGCTTACACCAATTCAGCCATGGATGGTTATGCTCTTCATCATGCAGATTTACCCGCAACAGGTACGCAAACCCTGCAAGTAATAGGTACTGCGATGGCAGGACAGCCTTTTATACACAAAGTAGAACAAGGTCAATGTGTGCGTATTATGACAGGGGCAATTTTACCGACGGGAACGGATACGGTATTGATGCAAGAGCATGTGCAACGTGAAGGCGAATTTATTCAGTTTTTTGCAGGCGAACAGGCAGGACAAAATATTCGGCATGTTGGAGAAGATATTCGTTGTGGCGAACCCGTATTAGTGGAAGGTAAACGCTTGTTACCACCCGAACTTGGGTTGTTGGCTTCTTTAGGCATTGCTGAAATTACCGTAAAACGCCGATTACGGGTTGCTTTTTTCTCCACAGGGGATGAGTTGCGCTCAATTGGTGAGACATTAGAAATAGGACAGATTTATGACAGCAATCGTTACACCCTTTATGGCATGTTGCAGCGTTTAGAGCTTGATGTACTAGATATGGGTGTTGTAAAAGATGATAAGCAAGCACTAACCCATGCTTTTACCACTGCCGCCGCAATGGCTGATGTTGTGATTACTTCTGGTGGTGTGTCTGTTGGCGAGGCTGATTTTACAAAAGAAGTGTTATCCGATTTGGGGGCGATTAACTTTTGGAAAATTGCGATGAAGCCCGGTCGTCCGTTTGCTTTTGGACGGCTACAACAAGCGGCATTTTTCGGCTTACCCGGTAATCCTGTTGCGGTAATGGTCACGTTTTACCAACTTGTGCAACCCGCTCTCCACTACATGATGAGTGGACTCACCACATCTTATGTGAGTTTACAAGCTAAATGTTCAGTAGCGTATAAGAAAAAACCGGGACGGGCAGAATTTCCACGCGGACTATTAGCCAAAGATGCGACAGGTGAATGGACAGTTAGTGTGGCAGGACAACAAGGCTCTGGCATTTTAAGTTCAATGAGTATTGGTAATTGCTTTATTTTATTATCAATTGAGCAAGGCAATATCGATATTGGTGAGTGGGTAACTGTGCAACCTTTTCAAGGGATGCTATAA
- a CDS encoding histone deacetylase family protein, with the protein MTIAYIYHPDCLLHDMGEGHPECPARIEAIEDQLKASHLFDFLRHYEAPLATVAQLARVHDKNYISRVLSYSKLEAYVDAEAPHAYLDPDTLITPKTPQAALRSSGAAIMATDLVMTGKTKAAFCCVRPPGHHALRGESMGFCFFDNVAVGAAHAIAEYGLQRVAIVDFDVHHGNGTEDIVKDNPNILFCSTFQHPFYPYCGTEETASNIINAPLAAGSDGEKFRAAVSEHWLPALHKFMPQMIFISAGFDAHYDDDMSSLRLVERDYAWVTQELLHIADKYGEGRVVSTLEGGYELHSLGRSVTAHLRVLMRMN; encoded by the coding sequence ATGACAATCGCTTATATTTATCATCCCGATTGCTTATTGCATGACATGGGGGAGGGACACCCGGAATGTCCAGCCAGAATTGAAGCTATTGAAGACCAATTAAAAGCCTCTCATCTTTTCGATTTTCTTCGTCATTATGAAGCACCACTTGCTACAGTTGCACAATTAGCCCGTGTTCATGATAAAAACTATATTTCGCGCGTCTTATCCTATTCAAAATTAGAAGCCTATGTGGATGCAGAAGCCCCTCATGCGTATCTTGACCCTGATACGCTGATAACCCCAAAAACACCACAAGCAGCCTTACGTTCATCAGGTGCAGCCATTATGGCGACAGATTTAGTGATGACAGGTAAAACTAAAGCTGCATTTTGTTGTGTGCGTCCACCGGGACATCATGCGCTGCGTGGTGAATCGATGGGTTTTTGCTTTTTTGACAACGTTGCGGTAGGGGCTGCACACGCAATTGCAGAATATGGATTGCAACGAGTGGCTATTGTGGATTTTGATGTGCATCATGGCAATGGAACAGAGGATATTGTTAAAGATAATCCAAATATTTTATTTTGCTCAACTTTTCAACATCCCTTTTATCCATACTGTGGCACAGAAGAAACGGCATCCAATATCATCAATGCACCATTAGCCGCAGGCAGTGATGGCGAAAAATTTCGTGCAGCCGTCTCTGAGCATTGGTTACCCGCGCTACACAAGTTTATGCCACAAATGATTTTTATTTCGGCTGGGTTTGACGCGCACTATGATGATGATATGTCGAGCTTACGCCTAGTAGAACGGGATTATGCGTGGGTTACGCAAGAGTTATTGCACATTGCGGACAAATACGGTGAAGGTCGTGTCGTTTCAACGCTAGAAGGTGGTTATGAATTACATTCGCTAGGAAGAAGCGTAACCGCCCATTTACGGGTTTTAATGCGGATGAATTAA